A single genomic interval of Lentimicrobium saccharophilum harbors:
- a CDS encoding 1-deoxy-D-xylulose-5-phosphate reductoisomerase, with protein MSAITKKKNLAILGSTGSIGSQALDVVRKQSGHFCVEVLSAQNNATLLIEQAVEFRPNAVVIGAEHLYQKVASALQPLDIKVYTGEDALVQVIGMESIDMVLIALVGYAGLRPTLAAIEAGKQIAIANKETFVVAGELVTTLAREKGVNLNPVDSEHSAIFQCLAGEFHNPVEKIYLTASGGPFRGKNKQYLQQVTKAEALKHPNWTMGCKITIDSATLMNKGLEVIEAKWLFGLGADQIDVVVHPQSIIHSMVQFGDGSIKAQMGLPDMRLPIQYALSYPHRFRSAYPRFDFLSHPELTFEQPDRENFRCLDLAYSAMKSGGNMPCILNAANEVAVNAFLKDQIKFLQIPDIIEACMHRVGFDRNPDFSVYSGTDQETRRIAGEIIGNQMVSG; from the coding sequence ATGTCGGCAATTACCAAAAAGAAAAATCTGGCCATCCTGGGTTCGACCGGTTCCATTGGGTCGCAGGCCCTGGATGTGGTGAGGAAGCAATCCGGGCATTTTTGTGTTGAAGTCCTTTCAGCACAAAACAATGCGACCCTGCTGATCGAACAGGCTGTTGAGTTCAGGCCCAATGCCGTTGTCATTGGCGCTGAGCACCTTTACCAGAAGGTTGCTTCGGCGCTTCAGCCTCTTGATATTAAAGTTTATACCGGTGAAGATGCGCTGGTGCAGGTGATCGGGATGGAATCCATTGATATGGTGCTGATTGCCCTGGTCGGATATGCAGGCCTTCGCCCCACCCTCGCCGCCATTGAAGCCGGGAAACAGATTGCCATTGCCAATAAGGAAACCTTTGTGGTAGCCGGTGAACTGGTGACCACACTGGCAAGGGAAAAGGGGGTTAACCTTAATCCGGTAGATTCTGAGCACTCGGCGATATTCCAGTGCCTGGCCGGTGAATTTCACAACCCCGTGGAAAAAATATATCTGACAGCTTCAGGCGGGCCATTCAGGGGGAAAAATAAACAATACCTGCAACAAGTTACGAAAGCCGAAGCCCTGAAGCATCCCAACTGGACCATGGGATGCAAAATAACCATTGATTCAGCTACCCTGATGAATAAAGGACTCGAAGTAATTGAAGCAAAATGGCTCTTTGGACTTGGTGCGGACCAGATCGATGTGGTTGTTCACCCGCAATCCATTATCCACAGCATGGTGCAGTTTGGCGATGGCTCAATAAAAGCCCAGATGGGACTTCCGGATATGCGCCTGCCGATTCAGTATGCCCTTTCCTATCCGCATCGCTTCAGGTCAGCGTATCCCCGGTTTGATTTTCTAAGTCATCCCGAGCTTACTTTTGAACAACCTGACCGTGAAAATTTCCGCTGTCTCGATCTGGCTTACAGCGCTATGAAGTCCGGTGGAAACATGCCTTGTATTTTAAATGCAGCCAATGAGGTAGCCGTAAATGCTTTTCTGAAAGACCAGATAAAATTTCTTCAGATTCCTGACATTATCGAAGCCTGCATGCACCGGGTTGGTTTTGACCGTAATCCGGATTTTTCGGTATATTCCGGAACCGATCAGGAAACAAGGCGGATTGCCGGGGAAATAATCGGTAATCAGATGGTGTCTGGCTGA
- the rseP gene encoding RIP metalloprotease RseP, with amino-acid sequence MEILVKAAQLLLSLSILVIFHEFGHFISAKIFKTRVEKFYLFFNPWFSLFKFKKGETEYGLGWLPLGGYVKISGMIDESMDKEQMQLPPQPFEFRSKPAWQRLIIMLGGVTVNILLAIAIYIGMLWLWGEQYLPTSEANKYGIVADSVAQEMGLRNGDKILSVDNEPVEDFFKIPGKIILDKAKTIQVERDGQPFNVLIPEGFLARLLKHQSPDFINARMPFVIAGFSAESAAKAAGVLEGDRIIGINDLEVLYFDQFREIIPEYRNQDISLKVLRQADTLTFNFRLPESGLIGAMTNPADHFSFKDKQYSFLAAIPAGFNRTWKGVGNYLKQLKLIFSPEAKAYESVGGFITIGNIFPSTWDWQAFWSLTAFLSIMLAILNVLPIPALDGGHVMFLFYEIITGRKPSDKFLEYAQIVGMVLLFGLLIFANGNDIVKLFR; translated from the coding sequence ATGGAAATCCTTGTTAAAGCTGCTCAGTTACTTTTAAGCCTGTCAATTCTCGTTATTTTTCATGAATTCGGACATTTTATTTCCGCCAAGATCTTTAAAACCCGTGTGGAGAAATTTTACCTTTTCTTCAATCCCTGGTTTTCACTCTTTAAATTCAAAAAGGGCGAAACGGAATATGGCCTGGGTTGGCTGCCGCTTGGCGGATACGTCAAAATTTCCGGAATGATTGACGAGTCGATGGACAAGGAGCAGATGCAACTGCCTCCCCAACCTTTCGAATTCAGGAGCAAGCCCGCCTGGCAAAGGCTGATCATCATGCTGGGAGGTGTTACTGTCAACATCCTGCTTGCCATTGCAATTTATATAGGTATGCTCTGGCTCTGGGGCGAACAGTATCTGCCTACTTCCGAAGCCAATAAATATGGTATTGTTGCTGATTCTGTGGCTCAGGAAATGGGGCTGCGCAACGGCGACAAAATCCTGTCGGTGGATAATGAACCGGTTGAAGATTTCTTCAAGATCCCCGGGAAAATCATTCTTGACAAAGCAAAGACCATACAGGTTGAGCGCGACGGTCAGCCTTTCAACGTTTTGATTCCTGAAGGTTTCCTTGCCCGTTTGCTCAAGCATCAGTCCCCCGATTTTATCAATGCCCGTATGCCGTTTGTCATCGCGGGGTTTTCCGCTGAATCTGCTGCCAAAGCGGCCGGCGTGCTTGAAGGCGACCGCATTATAGGGATCAACGATCTTGAGGTGCTGTATTTTGATCAGTTCAGGGAAATAATACCGGAATACAGAAATCAGGATATCAGTCTGAAAGTGTTGCGCCAGGCTGATACCCTCACGTTTAATTTCAGATTGCCCGAATCGGGTCTGATAGGAGCAATGACCAATCCTGCCGATCACTTTTCTTTCAAGGATAAGCAATATTCCTTTTTAGCCGCTATTCCGGCAGGCTTTAACCGGACATGGAAAGGGGTCGGGAATTACCTGAAACAGCTGAAGCTGATCTTTTCCCCGGAAGCGAAGGCGTATGAATCTGTCGGAGGTTTCATTACAATCGGAAATATTTTTCCTTCTACCTGGGACTGGCAGGCATTCTGGAGCCTTACAGCCTTTCTTTCCATTATGCTGGCAATCCTGAATGTGCTTCCGATTCCTGCCCTCGACGGCGGGCATGTAATGTTCCTTTTTTATGAGATCATAACCGGGCGGAAACCCTCCGACAAGTTCCTTGAGTACGCACAGATCGTTGGAATGGTGCTGCTTTTCGGATTGCTGATTTTTGCGAACGGGAATGACATCGTGAAATTGTTCAGATAG
- a CDS encoding PorP/SprF family type IX secretion system membrane protein — protein sequence MTGKKIVEIFSKPRFSRRLAMTMSLAGLFISSFVYAQQEPQFTLNMFNHMAVNPGYAGLRDAITVTGLMRQQWIGIEDDEGNRVSPESFVISGDAPVRILRGGVSASVMQDKIGYFKDIYVRLGYAYNRLVGDGELGIGFNVGFLNKSLDIGKLKPVDDDPILKGGTESTMFTDLAVGAFYQQPGGLYLGLSATQLLEGARELGSGGLDFQLRRHYYAAAGYEITWIRNPAYVFIPGIFAKFDGTTAQVDINARLQYNEKFWGGLTYRFQETAAVMLGMSVKDLSFGYAYDIPLSRIGGAGSHEIMVRYSFKLELEKARRSFRNTRFL from the coding sequence ATGACAGGAAAAAAAATAGTTGAGATTTTTTCAAAGCCACGATTTAGCCGGAGGCTTGCGATGACGATGTCGCTTGCCGGCCTTTTTATTTCGTCATTTGTTTATGCTCAGCAGGAGCCTCAGTTTACCCTGAATATGTTTAACCATATGGCTGTAAACCCCGGTTATGCAGGGTTGAGAGACGCCATTACGGTTACCGGATTAATGCGGCAGCAATGGATAGGGATAGAGGATGATGAAGGGAACAGGGTTTCACCTGAGAGTTTCGTTATCTCCGGTGATGCACCTGTCAGGATACTGAGGGGAGGAGTGTCAGCATCGGTAATGCAGGATAAGATCGGTTATTTCAAAGACATTTATGTCAGGCTGGGTTATGCCTATAATCGTCTTGTGGGTGATGGTGAGCTCGGAATCGGGTTCAATGTCGGGTTTCTGAATAAGTCGCTGGATATCGGCAAGCTTAAGCCTGTTGATGATGACCCGATTCTTAAAGGTGGAACGGAGAGTACCATGTTTACAGATCTGGCTGTCGGGGCTTTTTATCAGCAGCCCGGCGGATTGTATCTGGGTCTTTCAGCCACCCAGTTATTGGAAGGTGCCAGGGAGCTGGGAAGCGGCGGCCTTGATTTTCAGTTGCGCAGGCATTATTATGCAGCTGCCGGCTATGAAATTACCTGGATCAGGAATCCGGCCTATGTGTTTATTCCGGGAATCTTTGCAAAATTTGACGGAACAACTGCACAGGTCGACATCAATGCAAGGCTTCAGTACAATGAAAAATTCTGGGGCGGGCTGACATACAGGTTTCAGGAAACAGCGGCGGTAATGCTTGGAATGAGTGTAAAGGATCTGAGTTTCGGCTATGCCTATGACATACCGCTTTCGCGGATTGGCGGAGCCGGAAGTCATGAAATAATGGTGAGGTACAGTTTTAAGCTTGAGTTGGAAAAGGCCAGGAGAAGTTTCAGGAATACCCGCTTCCTTTAA
- a CDS encoding YitT family protein yields the protein MAFVQNEKLFSKKWFIAYALIVIGSFILAAGFVFFINPYNIVPGGVYGIGIVVHHLTKGLFSFWPTGIPVGLFGLVLNVPLTIIGIKILGPRFGVKTVIGFVLTSVFMDMLTMIVGENDPLGLAGDVLMACVFGGVLIGFGLGLIFKSKATSGGSDIVAMIIAKYTRLPLGQLMIYVDSVIVLFGLVVFQDWKIPLYSWIVIFVTGKVIDITMQGVSYDKTLFIISKEFAQIRDKIINDLNRGGTYIPGKGMYNDADKTIIFTVLNRRELAILEEYIHQIDPKAFVTVVDANEILGEGFKSLRDKISE from the coding sequence ATGGCATTTGTTCAAAACGAGAAACTTTTTTCGAAAAAATGGTTTATCGCCTACGCACTGATCGTCATCGGATCGTTTATCCTTGCGGCAGGTTTTGTATTTTTCATCAACCCTTACAACATTGTTCCCGGAGGCGTTTATGGCATCGGGATTGTGGTGCACCATCTGACTAAAGGGCTGTTTTCATTCTGGCCAACGGGTATTCCGGTAGGATTGTTCGGGCTTGTGCTGAATGTTCCGCTTACCATCATCGGCATAAAAATTCTGGGTCCCCGGTTTGGGGTCAAAACTGTGATCGGTTTTGTGCTGACCTCTGTTTTTATGGACATGCTGACTATGATCGTAGGGGAGAATGATCCCCTGGGCCTTGCCGGAGACGTGCTGATGGCCTGTGTGTTCGGAGGTGTTCTGATCGGGTTCGGGCTTGGCCTGATTTTCAAATCCAAAGCCACCTCAGGCGGTTCGGATATTGTTGCCATGATTATTGCAAAGTATACCCGTCTCCCCTTGGGCCAGCTGATGATCTATGTGGATTCGGTAATTGTGCTCTTCGGACTCGTGGTATTTCAGGATTGGAAAATACCCCTCTATTCATGGATTGTAATTTTCGTTACCGGAAAGGTAATTGACATTACCATGCAGGGAGTAAGCTACGACAAGACGCTTTTCATCATCTCAAAAGAATTTGCTCAGATCCGCGATAAAATCATTAATGACCTGAACCGCGGCGGCACCTATATCCCGGGCAAAGGGATGTATAACGATGCCGACAAAACCATTATATTTACCGTTCTTAACCGGAGGGAGCTGGCTATCCTGGAGGAGTATATTCACCAGATTGATCCCAAAGCTTTTGTAACCGTTGTGGATGCCAATGAAATCCTTGGTGAAGGTTTTAAATCGCTGCGCGACAAAATTTCAGAGTAG
- the porK gene encoding T9SS ring complex lipoprotein PorK/GldK — MKRLFNYIIAALILSSCGNSGNGELVGVKKREKFYQPDPFGMAYIPMGSFTMGVGDQDVPYAHINDPRTVSVSAFYMDETEITNNEYRQFVYWVRDSIARRKLGEINPEVYLVEENKKTGETYDPPFLNWKADIKWNGEEEREALEDMFLPEHERYFRRKEIDTRKLFYEYYWVDFKAAAGKDYSAGDPVNAGLANRPQGLKDRSLYVRKEIINVYPDTLAWIHDYAYSYNDPMTERYFWHPAYDNYPVVGVNWKQAKAFSIWRTELLRAYLNSKGNAVVNEFRLPTEAEWEWAARGGNSFSAYPWGGPYTRNEKGCFLANFKPLRGNYVDDGGLTPVIVAHYPANDFGLYDMAGNVAEWTNDAFDESAYNFTWDMNPAYNYNAKDSDPPALKRKVVRGGSWKDIAYYLQVNARSYEFQDTAKSYIGFRCVQNYMGRQKDDNPARASKIYN, encoded by the coding sequence ATGAAAAGACTCTTCAACTACATCATTGCTGCCCTTATCCTGAGCAGTTGCGGAAATTCAGGTAACGGGGAACTGGTGGGTGTAAAAAAGCGTGAGAAATTTTATCAGCCCGATCCATTCGGAATGGCTTATATCCCGATGGGAAGTTTTACCATGGGAGTTGGTGATCAGGATGTGCCATATGCGCATATCAATGATCCGCGGACTGTTTCCGTAAGTGCATTCTACATGGATGAAACTGAGATCACCAATAATGAGTACCGGCAGTTTGTTTACTGGGTCAGGGACTCCATTGCAAGACGCAAGCTGGGCGAGATTAATCCCGAGGTTTATCTTGTTGAAGAGAATAAGAAAACCGGAGAAACCTATGATCCTCCTTTCCTTAACTGGAAAGCAGATATCAAATGGAACGGTGAAGAGGAGCGTGAAGCGCTGGAAGATATGTTTCTCCCTGAGCATGAACGCTATTTCCGCCGCAAGGAGATCGATACCAGGAAGTTGTTCTATGAGTATTACTGGGTTGATTTCAAAGCTGCCGCCGGGAAGGATTATTCAGCCGGAGACCCTGTGAATGCAGGTCTTGCAAACCGCCCGCAGGGACTGAAAGACCGCTCTCTTTATGTGCGTAAAGAAATCATTAATGTTTATCCCGATACCCTTGCATGGATTCATGATTATGCTTATTCATACAATGATCCTATGACTGAGCGGTATTTCTGGCATCCGGCCTACGATAATTATCCCGTAGTCGGTGTAAACTGGAAGCAGGCCAAGGCCTTCAGTATCTGGAGAACAGAGTTGCTCAGGGCTTATCTGAACAGCAAAGGAAATGCGGTTGTAAATGAATTCAGGCTTCCGACTGAGGCTGAATGGGAATGGGCTGCCCGCGGAGGAAATTCATTCAGCGCTTATCCATGGGGAGGCCCTTATACCCGTAACGAAAAAGGATGCTTCCTGGCCAACTTCAAGCCTTTGCGTGGAAATTACGTGGATGATGGCGGGTTGACGCCTGTAATCGTGGCCCATTATCCTGCCAATGACTTTGGCTTGTATGACATGGCAGGCAATGTTGCAGAATGGACAAACGATGCGTTTGATGAAAGCGCATACAACTTTACCTGGGATATGAATCCTGCGTACAACTACAATGCCAAGGACAGTGATCCTCCCGCATTGAAACGCAAGGTTGTCAGGGGAGGAAGCTGGAAGGACATTGCTTATTACCTTCAGGTAAACGCACGTTCTTACGAATTCCAGGATACGGCCAAGAGTTATATCGGCTTCCGTTGTGTGCAGAATTACATGGGACGTCAGAAAGATGATAACCCCGCCAGGGCATCAAAAATTTACAATTAA
- the porM gene encoding type IX secretion system motor protein PorM/GldM — protein sequence MAGYKETPRQKMIAMMYLVLTALLALNVSVEIIQAFVSVNNSMENTNENLKLKIDETYARFEQQNLMNEAKVGPFWDRAKEVRTLSNDLISYIEDIKWEVISRSEKISVDEAKTTPLSEIQSRDKYDVSTNYFFGGSQDGSKGKAGELRQRIEKFKADVINQLDEKHRSNVKLGMDTEGPYKDANGKNQNWEQHNFYHVILAANVTFLNKLIADVRNVEIDVVSLLYGSISAEDYKFDMVQPKVIPNSKLVFQGDTYEAEIMVAALDSKQNPEVVIGGRTIPASGGIAKYTVTAGATGLQTYRGTIKVAGPDGELKEYPFESEYFVMTPSLTVAPTKMNVLYANVDNPISIAASGIPESQIQPTISSGTLRRDGKDWIARVPLGQKATISVVHNDGKTQRKMGSAEFRIKRVPDPKAFIANTDGGPVQKNMLLAARAIIPRMPDDFDFDLNFEIVSYTFVGVRGGDTYERPGTGNILTQEMQTFISNCKRGERIWLENIIARGPDGNRRLGTISLIVQ from the coding sequence ATGGCTGGATACAAGGAGACACCGCGACAAAAAATGATCGCGATGATGTACCTGGTGTTGACTGCTCTGCTTGCCCTTAATGTGTCTGTAGAGATCATTCAGGCTTTCGTCTCGGTAAACAACAGTATGGAGAATACCAACGAGAACCTCAAACTGAAGATCGATGAGACTTACGCAAGGTTTGAGCAACAGAACCTGATGAATGAAGCAAAAGTTGGTCCTTTCTGGGACAGGGCAAAGGAGGTCAGAACCCTCTCAAATGATCTGATTTCCTATATTGAAGATATCAAGTGGGAAGTGATTTCCAGGTCTGAAAAGATCTCGGTTGATGAAGCCAAAACAACCCCCCTTTCCGAGATACAGAGCAGGGATAAATATGACGTTTCGACCAATTACTTTTTCGGAGGTTCTCAGGATGGATCTAAAGGAAAAGCTGGTGAGCTCAGGCAGAGAATCGAGAAATTCAAAGCCGATGTCATTAATCAACTCGATGAAAAGCACCGTTCCAATGTAAAGCTCGGAATGGATACCGAAGGCCCTTACAAGGATGCCAATGGTAAGAATCAGAACTGGGAACAGCATAACTTTTATCACGTGATTCTCGCAGCCAACGTTACTTTCCTCAACAAGCTGATTGCTGATGTGCGCAATGTGGAAATCGACGTTGTTTCTTTACTCTATGGTTCAATTTCTGCTGAAGACTATAAATTCGACATGGTTCAGCCCAAGGTTATCCCCAATTCAAAACTTGTTTTCCAGGGAGATACTTATGAGGCTGAAATTATGGTTGCTGCGCTCGATTCGAAACAGAATCCTGAAGTGGTAATCGGCGGACGCACCATCCCTGCTTCCGGAGGTATTGCCAAATATACCGTTACCGCTGGTGCTACCGGTTTACAGACCTATCGCGGAACCATTAAAGTTGCCGGCCCCGATGGTGAATTGAAGGAATATCCGTTTGAAAGCGAATATTTTGTTATGACCCCTTCACTTACCGTGGCGCCTACCAAGATGAACGTGTTGTATGCCAATGTAGATAACCCCATCTCCATCGCCGCTTCCGGGATACCCGAGTCGCAGATTCAGCCGACCATCAGCTCGGGGACATTGCGGCGCGACGGTAAGGATTGGATTGCCCGGGTGCCTCTCGGACAGAAAGCCACCATCTCGGTAGTTCATAATGACGGGAAAACCCAACGGAAAATGGGCTCTGCTGAATTCAGGATCAAGCGTGTTCCGGATCCCAAAGCATTCATTGCAAATACGGATGGAGGCCCTGTTCAGAAGAATATGCTGCTTGCCGCCAGGGCAATTATCCCCCGTATGCCGGATGATTTCGATTTCGACCTGAATTTTGAAATCGTTTCGTATACATTTGTCGGAGTGCGTGGCGGAGATACTTATGAACGCCCGGGAACCGGTAATATTCTGACCCAGGAAATGCAGACCTTTATTTCAAACTGTAAACGCGGCGAGAGGATATGGCTGGAGAACATTATTGCACGTGGCCCCGACGGAAACCGCAGATTGGGTACCATCAGTCTTATCGTACAATAA
- the porL gene encoding type IX secretion system motor protein PorL/GldL has translation MGLNNVVRGKAFRNFMAKLYGWGASVVILGALFKINHYPLANEMLIVGLGTEALIFFFSAFEPPHVEPDWSLVYPELAGMYHGGGSPAGPKGKTPTQELDNMLEKAKIGPELIQSLGNGLRSLSENAGKMADLSSAAVATNDYSKNLSNAAKSVNDLSLSVAKANESTNQFAVTYQQTAQSLAKSVEKFDFTGLDNRTYSEQLQKIGSNLAALNAVYELQLKNSNTHLEDTNKLHSSINQYLANISGSSEDMTRYRQELDTLTKKVAALNNVYGNMLAAMNVK, from the coding sequence ATGGGATTGAATAATGTCGTCAGAGGGAAAGCATTCAGGAACTTCATGGCAAAGCTTTACGGATGGGGAGCTTCTGTAGTTATTCTTGGAGCACTTTTTAAAATTAATCACTACCCCCTTGCCAATGAAATGCTCATCGTTGGTTTGGGTACTGAGGCCCTTATTTTCTTCTTTTCTGCTTTTGAGCCCCCGCACGTTGAGCCTGACTGGAGTCTTGTTTATCCGGAGCTGGCCGGCATGTATCATGGTGGTGGATCACCTGCTGGTCCTAAAGGGAAAACCCCGACCCAGGAGCTTGACAACATGCTTGAAAAAGCCAAGATAGGTCCTGAACTAATACAAAGTCTGGGCAACGGTTTGCGAAGCCTGAGTGAGAACGCGGGTAAAATGGCTGACCTTTCCAGCGCCGCTGTGGCAACCAATGATTATTCAAAAAATCTTTCAAATGCTGCCAAATCGGTGAATGATCTTTCACTGTCAGTAGCCAAAGCCAACGAATCAACCAACCAGTTTGCAGTTACCTATCAGCAAACCGCTCAAAGTCTGGCCAAATCGGTTGAGAAATTTGATTTTACCGGTCTGGATAACAGGACATACAGCGAGCAGTTGCAGAAAATCGGAAGCAACCTGGCCGCCCTTAATGCAGTGTATGAACTTCAGCTGAAGAATTCGAATACACATCTTGAGGATACCAACAAACTTCACTCCAGCATCAATCAATACCTTGCCAATATCAGTGGATCAAGTGAAGACATGACCCGTTACAGGCAGGAGCTCGATACACTTACCAAGAAAGTGGCTGCCCTGAACAATGTTTACGGTAACATGCTTGCAGCAATGAATGTGAAGTAA
- the porN gene encoding type IX secretion system ring subunit PorN/GldN, with amino-acid sequence MKKLFGYFVLALVMAGLAKSADAQVLDSPPRDGVYDKKVTIEKKPITYPWVREADVVWRKRIWRVIDLREKMNQPFYYPEVPHNDLRSLVQVILDALKEGTITAYDASSTTDEFLVPLTYQEIMNRLERTDSATMQRPYPPYDWYDTVISVKFNPSDVKRFRIKEDWFFDKQRSVMEVRILGICPVRDNYDEKGLFRAYDPLFWIYFPEARPVLAKAEVFNRNNSAARKTYDDIFWKRMFTSYIYKEDNVYDRRISDYATGIDALMEAERVKNDLFMFEHNLWEF; translated from the coding sequence ATGAAAAAATTATTTGGTTATTTTGTTCTGGCCCTTGTCATGGCCGGTCTTGCAAAATCAGCTGATGCCCAGGTGCTCGACAGCCCTCCGCGCGATGGTGTTTACGATAAGAAAGTCACCATTGAGAAAAAGCCCATTACCTATCCATGGGTTCGTGAAGCTGACGTGGTATGGCGTAAGAGGATATGGCGTGTGATTGACCTTCGTGAGAAGATGAACCAGCCGTTCTATTATCCTGAAGTTCCCCACAATGACCTCAGGAGCCTGGTTCAGGTTATACTTGACGCCCTCAAGGAAGGTACCATCACCGCTTATGATGCATCAAGCACCACCGATGAGTTTCTGGTTCCCCTGACTTATCAGGAAATCATGAACCGGCTGGAACGTACCGACTCAGCTACCATGCAAAGGCCATATCCGCCTTATGACTGGTATGATACGGTGATTTCGGTCAAGTTTAACCCTTCCGATGTTAAGCGGTTCAGGATTAAAGAGGACTGGTTCTTTGATAAGCAGCGCTCCGTGATGGAAGTCCGGATTCTGGGAATATGCCCGGTACGGGATAACTATGATGAGAAGGGCTTATTCAGGGCTTATGATCCTTTGTTCTGGATCTACTTCCCGGAGGCAAGGCCAGTTCTGGCAAAAGCCGAGGTGTTTAACCGCAATAACAGTGCTGCCCGGAAAACCTATGACGATATTTTCTGGAAACGGATGTTCACCAGTTATATCTACAAAGAGGACAACGTTTACGACCGCAGGATATCAGACTATGCTACCGGCATCGATGCACTGATGGAAGCAGAACGGG
- a CDS encoding YitT family protein, whose amino-acid sequence MAFLQKEKRFTRKWFISYGLITVGTLLVSAGYVFFITPYKIVPGGIYGISIVIHHLLGWPVGLTALAFNIPLTILGTKILGPRFGAKTVTGFVLTSVFVDVFSYFSEFKPLVESDPLLSSIFGGALVGVGVGLIFKAKATSGGSDVIAMIIARYTRLPLGQLMMGVDSVIVLLGFVAFGDWHIPLYSWITIFVMGKVIDAVLEGVSYEKTIFIVSDQHEAIRDKIINDLHRGGTFLSGEGMYNGNEKKVIFTVVNRRELAMLEEFINKIDPRAFLTVMDANEILGQGFKSLKDKLED is encoded by the coding sequence ATGGCTTTTTTACAGAAGGAAAAACGGTTCACCCGAAAGTGGTTTATCTCCTACGGCCTGATCACCGTGGGAACCCTTTTGGTATCCGCCGGTTATGTGTTTTTTATTACACCCTACAAAATAGTCCCGGGAGGCATTTACGGCATTTCCATCGTGATCCACCACCTGCTCGGGTGGCCGGTAGGCCTTACTGCACTTGCCTTTAATATTCCGCTTACAATTCTTGGCACAAAGATTCTAGGGCCCCGCTTCGGTGCAAAAACGGTTACAGGGTTCGTACTGACCTCTGTATTCGTGGATGTATTTTCCTATTTTTCAGAATTTAAACCATTGGTCGAAAGCGACCCGCTGCTCTCTTCTATTTTCGGCGGCGCCTTGGTGGGCGTGGGTGTCGGCCTTATTTTCAAGGCAAAGGCTACCTCCGGAGGTTCAGATGTGATCGCTATGATCATTGCAAGGTACACCCGTCTTCCGCTTGGCCAGCTGATGATGGGTGTTGATTCCGTGATTGTGCTGCTGGGATTTGTTGCGTTCGGCGACTGGCATATCCCCCTGTATTCATGGATTACCATTTTTGTGATGGGCAAAGTGATCGATGCCGTGCTGGAAGGGGTTTCCTATGAAAAAACAATTTTCATCGTTTCGGATCAGCACGAAGCCATCCGGGATAAAATCATCAATGACCTGCACCGGGGAGGCACTTTTCTGTCCGGCGAAGGCATGTATAACGGAAATGAAAAGAAGGTTATCTTCACCGTGGTAAACCGCCGTGAACTGGCCATGCTTGAGGAATTCATCAATAAAATTGATCCCAGGGCATTCCTTACTGTTATGGATGCCAATGAGATACTCGGTCAGGGGTTCAAATCACTGAAGGATAAACTTGAGGATTAA